The Neoarius graeffei isolate fNeoGra1 chromosome 12, fNeoGra1.pri, whole genome shotgun sequence genome window below encodes:
- the LOC132895329 gene encoding cleavage and polyadenylation specificity factor subunit 7-like, whose product MGRGKRKRRQVVMSSEAEDEDDDNINNQASPSPPRPPSTLRCMQTPPPPPPTHGSLQTPPPPPPTHGSLQTPPPTHRSIQTPAPPAPTHGSSTPRQDIRDSMFVHILTLLEEVKDTQRNHGRILQALLQDRHNIANPVCSTPEGFPLKTVNEVDCMEEKLANPTFMSELIAAVADIGGGTVDGATRRMMAFLIDHNLARQYNFMGRNGKRGFKPLKLFEVIYGALKKNAMTSQITRKDAEKVVSKWLIGARDRGGNRQARQAREAAPQEI is encoded by the exons ATGGGCAGGGGGAAGCGCAAAAGGAG GCAAGTGGTCATGTCCAGCGAGGCTGAAGATGAGGATGATGACAACATCAACAATCAGGCATCTCCATCACCTCCGAGGCCTCCATCTACTCTGAGATGTATGCAGACCCCTCCACCACCTCCACCCACCCACGGGTCTCTGCAGACCCCTCCACCCCCTCCACCCACACATGGGTCTCTGCAGAcccctccacccacccacaggtcTATACAGACCCCTGCACCCCCTGCTCCCACCCACGGGTCTTCAACCCCAAGACAAGACATTCGGGACAGCATGTTTGTTCACATTTTGACCCTCCTTGAGGaggtgaaagacacacagaggaaCCATGGGAGGATTCTCCAGGCACTTCTCCAAGATCGACACAACATTGCCAACCCCGTTTGTTCTACTCCAGAGGGTTTCCCCCTCAAGACAGTTAATGAAGTCGACTGCATGGAAGAAAAACTGGCAAACCCCACCTTCATGTCAGAACTG ATTGCAGCTGTGGCGGACATTGGAGGGGGCACTGTTGACGGGGCCACGAGAAGGATGATGGCGTTCCTCATTGACCACAACCTAGCCAGACAGTACAACTTCATGGGGAGAAACGGCAAGAGAGGATTCAAGCCCCTCAAGCTGTTTGAAGTAATTTATG GAGCCTTGAAGAAGAATGCAATGACCAGTCAGATCACCAGAAAGGACGCAGAGAAGGTGGTCTCGAAGTGGCTGATTGGTGCTAGGGACCGGGGGGGCAATCGACAGGCCCGTCAGGCCAGAGAGGCAGCCCCTCAGGAAATTTaa